The proteins below come from a single Leptospiraceae bacterium genomic window:
- a CDS encoding beta-lactamase family protein, whose product MKTQKNTLKRFSLTLIILSLFLDTCNSLPEKPKKIPQDDYSYLNQYLNTYIPKQMDEDSIIGFSIGVVSDKEILYSKGFGYSDKKNKIRVTPDTIFRVASISKIVNLIVTMKLVEEGKLNLDSDILKYLPELKLQSRFEKSKPITIRSILTHHSGIPSDRMKGFFSKGDRDSLEKLVSDIKGEYVSNPPNKIYSYSNLAHSILGRIIEKVSNDTYSKVVSQKVFQPLGMNHSFYEVKSELQSKYSKGYGDTDLKTEIDEAKLRDLPAGFLNSSVNDLSKLIQMFLNNGKIEKNTFLKVSTLEEMYRTQNGGNPYDDELQMGLGFFLNTLDLGGDIFTLEHGGDTFLFHAKLGILPRQKLGAIVLSNSISSAALVHQVVKKSLEISLETKLGHKKSYLSDRDGKKVNMSSYAGVYQNGNLLKVEVENGKVYSSPTFGARFILPDKEDEWQRANVKLFGLFNSNPGNFFLKFKTVGEDKLLYMKVGGTVLLWGSKISPSQIKISDVWKKRLGKYKILNDDLNRSSMLENPELILENGFLVLQNNGIPVANIKLKQKMALSIINEKEAIIAGLGRGKGDTLLIKKVGDKEILTFSGYDMEKVN is encoded by the coding sequence ATGAAGACACAAAAAAATACGTTGAAACGATTCAGTTTAACTCTGATAATTCTGAGCTTATTCTTAGATACATGTAATTCACTCCCAGAAAAACCAAAAAAAATTCCTCAAGATGATTACAGCTATTTAAATCAATACTTAAATACGTATATTCCCAAGCAGATGGACGAAGATTCAATCATAGGATTCAGCATTGGCGTTGTATCCGATAAAGAAATATTATATTCGAAGGGATTTGGATACTCAGATAAAAAAAATAAGATAAGGGTTACTCCGGATACGATTTTCAGAGTAGCTTCCATATCAAAAATAGTAAATTTGATAGTGACTATGAAATTGGTAGAGGAAGGGAAGTTAAACCTGGATTCAGATATTTTAAAGTATTTACCTGAACTCAAACTACAATCTAGATTCGAAAAATCGAAACCAATCACAATTCGTTCTATCCTCACACACCATTCTGGAATTCCTTCTGATCGAATGAAGGGATTTTTTTCTAAGGGAGATAGGGACTCACTGGAAAAATTAGTTTCTGACATAAAGGGGGAATATGTAAGTAATCCGCCAAATAAAATATATTCCTACTCAAATCTTGCCCATTCAATTTTAGGTCGTATAATAGAGAAAGTTTCTAATGACACGTATTCTAAAGTTGTTTCTCAAAAAGTTTTTCAACCTCTCGGAATGAATCATTCTTTTTACGAAGTAAAATCAGAACTTCAATCTAAATATTCAAAAGGATATGGGGATACGGATTTAAAGACTGAAATTGATGAGGCAAAACTTAGGGATTTACCAGCTGGTTTTTTAAATTCTTCTGTGAATGATCTTTCTAAATTAATTCAAATGTTTTTAAACAATGGGAAGATAGAAAAAAATACATTTTTGAAAGTATCAACTTTAGAAGAAATGTATAGAACGCAAAATGGTGGTAATCCGTATGACGACGAATTACAAATGGGTCTTGGATTTTTTCTAAACACTTTAGATTTAGGAGGTGATATATTTACATTGGAACATGGTGGGGATACTTTTTTATTTCACGCAAAATTAGGGATTCTTCCAAGGCAAAAATTAGGAGCCATTGTATTATCAAATTCTATTTCATCCGCTGCGTTGGTTCATCAAGTTGTGAAAAAGTCTTTAGAAATTTCTTTGGAAACAAAATTGGGGCATAAAAAGTCCTATTTAAGCGACCGAGACGGTAAAAAAGTGAATATGTCTTCTTACGCTGGTGTTTATCAAAATGGAAATTTATTGAAAGTCGAAGTGGAAAATGGAAAAGTATATTCCAGTCCTACATTTGGTGCACGTTTTATTTTGCCAGATAAAGAAGATGAGTGGCAAAGGGCAAATGTAAAATTGTTTGGGTTATTTAATAGTAACCCCGGGAATTTTTTCTTGAAATTTAAAACTGTTGGTGAAGACAAATTACTCTATATGAAAGTAGGTGGAACTGTTTTATTATGGGGAAGTAAAATTTCTCCGTCTCAAATAAAAATTTCAGACGTATGGAAAAAAAGGTTAGGAAAATATAAAATTCTAAATGATGATTTGAATCGTTCCAGTATGCTCGAAAATCCAGAACTTATATTAGAAAATGGATTTTTAGTTTTACAAAATAATGGAATACCGGTCGCAAATATAAAATTGAAACAAAAAATGGCACTATCTATTATAAATGAAAAAGAAGCTATTATTGCAGGTTTGGGACGAGGAAAGGGAGATACACTTCTAATAAAAAAAGTCGGGGATAAGGAGATATTAACCTTCTCCGGATATGATATGGAGAAGGTTAATTAA
- a CDS encoding alpha-glucosidase has product MIKKIVLCMLMSMYLQCSTKESLSILKEVSEKGEVGSNIQYIIDGKILKIFNEKFSFVEFPLDKPFITVGVGKPEVKYKLAAFTFKDKYTLECKNQTIDSIEHIPPAIKISGILHGKDCFFKYDMILTAENSQSLNFFINVSDKKINRINLIYKSVKEEQFFGFGEQYTHFNMKGKSPFLFTEEQGIGRGDQPITFGANLTQGAGGNEFTSYAPIPHYISTQHRSVYFENSAYSKFNFEQNDYVKVLFWENNLKGTIWVSENPLELIEFYTAKTGRYQGLPDWAYGTWLGIQGGSEKARRKVEEAQLAGNPVTALWIQDWVGRRVTGFGDQLKWRWYAQEKSELKDSEGNPEPAYPEFKKFTAEMNKKGVKVLGYINSFLADTNEPTSTKQPIIQPNSCGYKRFIPFNKCLPDREPDSFKNPMLVEAKTKGYLVKNQSGEDYKIETVGFPAYLIDLTNPEAVTWTKNIIKKNMIEQGLSGWMADFGEWLPYDAKLHSGISAEVYHNLYPVDWARINREAIREAGKEGEIVFFTRAGYTGSNRYSSAFWLGDQMVSFGVNDGLASTIVGLNSGGISGIAINHSDIGGYTGLKNPPWYFPSYDRTEELNRRWAELNAFTPIFRTHEGNVPSRFNQVYTDIYITKSFARYGKIHYALKDYFAHLVTEAKEKGYPVIRHPYLNYPSDKNTYDLKYQFMVGEDLLVIPVYEKGEEDVTGYFPKGQWKHVFTGKTIIGGRNFKVKAPLGEPAVYVKVGGSWSERIFNSIQNAIQ; this is encoded by the coding sequence ATGATCAAAAAAATAGTACTATGTATGCTCATGTCTATGTACCTGCAATGCTCTACAAAAGAGAGCCTGAGTATTCTAAAAGAAGTATCCGAAAAAGGAGAAGTTGGTTCCAATATTCAATACATAATAGACGGAAAAATCTTAAAAATTTTTAATGAAAAGTTTTCGTTTGTAGAATTTCCTTTGGACAAACCTTTTATAACCGTTGGAGTAGGCAAACCAGAAGTTAAATACAAATTAGCCGCTTTTACTTTTAAAGACAAATATACTTTAGAGTGTAAAAATCAAACCATTGACTCAATTGAACACATTCCTCCCGCAATAAAAATTTCAGGAATTCTTCACGGTAAAGATTGTTTTTTTAAATACGATATGATCTTAACTGCAGAGAATAGTCAAAGTTTAAATTTTTTCATAAACGTTTCTGATAAAAAAATAAACCGAATCAATCTAATTTATAAATCCGTTAAGGAAGAACAATTTTTTGGTTTTGGAGAGCAGTATACCCACTTTAACATGAAAGGGAAATCGCCTTTTTTATTTACGGAAGAACAAGGAATTGGTAGAGGTGATCAACCAATTACGTTTGGTGCCAATTTAACGCAAGGGGCAGGCGGAAATGAATTTACCAGTTACGCTCCAATTCCGCATTACATTTCTACTCAACATAGATCTGTATATTTCGAAAATAGTGCCTACTCCAAATTTAACTTTGAACAAAATGATTACGTAAAAGTACTGTTTTGGGAAAATAATTTAAAAGGAACTATTTGGGTATCTGAAAACCCTCTCGAACTTATAGAATTTTATACTGCAAAAACAGGTCGTTACCAAGGACTTCCAGATTGGGCTTATGGTACATGGCTTGGAATTCAAGGTGGATCTGAAAAAGCAAGAAGAAAAGTGGAAGAAGCCCAACTAGCGGGTAATCCCGTTACTGCGCTCTGGATTCAAGACTGGGTGGGCAGACGTGTAACTGGTTTCGGAGATCAGCTCAAGTGGAGATGGTATGCACAAGAAAAATCCGAACTAAAAGATTCGGAAGGAAATCCAGAACCAGCTTATCCTGAATTTAAAAAATTTACGGCAGAAATGAACAAAAAAGGTGTGAAAGTATTAGGTTATATCAATTCGTTTTTAGCTGATACAAATGAACCAACTAGTACAAAACAACCAATTATTCAGCCTAACTCTTGCGGATACAAACGATTTATCCCATTTAACAAGTGTTTACCGGATAGAGAGCCGGACTCCTTTAAAAATCCAATGCTTGTAGAAGCTAAGACAAAAGGATACTTAGTCAAAAATCAAAGTGGTGAAGATTACAAAATTGAAACTGTTGGTTTCCCTGCTTACTTAATTGATTTAACTAATCCAGAAGCTGTAACTTGGACAAAAAATATCATCAAGAAAAATATGATCGAGCAAGGACTTTCTGGTTGGATGGCCGATTTCGGAGAATGGCTTCCGTATGACGCAAAACTTCACAGTGGAATTTCTGCAGAAGTGTATCATAATCTTTATCCTGTCGATTGGGCAAGAATCAATAGAGAAGCAATTAGAGAAGCAGGTAAGGAAGGAGAAATTGTATTCTTTACGCGCGCCGGATACACTGGATCAAATCGTTATTCAAGTGCATTCTGGTTAGGAGATCAAATGGTATCCTTTGGAGTTAACGATGGATTAGCCTCTACTATTGTCGGATTAAATTCAGGTGGTATCAGCGGAATCGCAATTAACCACAGTGATATTGGTGGTTACACTGGATTAAAAAATCCTCCATGGTATTTTCCTTCTTATGATAGAACAGAAGAATTAAACAGAAGATGGGCTGAATTAAATGCATTTACTCCTATTTTCCGTACCCATGAGGGAAACGTTCCTTCTCGTTTTAATCAGGTTTACACAGACATCTACATAACCAAATCATTTGCAAGATATGGAAAAATTCATTATGCGTTAAAAGACTATTTTGCGCACCTTGTAACTGAAGCCAAAGAAAAAGGTTATCCAGTAATTCGTCACCCTTACTTAAATTACCCTTCAGACAAAAACACTTACGATTTAAAATACCAATTCATGGTTGGGGAAGATTTATTAGTAATTCCTGTTTACGAAAAAGGCGAGGAAGACGTTACTGGATATTTCCCTAAGGGACAATGGAAACATGTATTCACCGGAAAAACAATTATCGGTGGACGTAACTTCAAAGTGAAAGCACCTCTAGGTGAACCGGCCGTATATGTAAAAGTCGGTGGTTCTTGGTCAGAGAGAATTTTCAATAGCATTCAAAACGCAATTCAGTAA